The Penaeus vannamei isolate JL-2024 chromosome 13, ASM4276789v1, whole genome shotgun sequence genome window below encodes:
- the LOC113814588 gene encoding uncharacterized protein (The sequence of the model RefSeq protein was modified relative to this genomic sequence to represent the inferred CDS: added 61 bases not found in genome assembly), with amino-acid sequence MYLLTTQALLSLFITVVIMRGPAHGITITRVSVPTPLAVGEGGVLECEWTYDGDHVYTLKWYQGIREFYRWTPQETPPAKAFPMDARLSVDLRESEGGRVRIRNVTLAASGPYRCEVSGEAPTFQTSFRSAVITVVDLPDERPVLSAGGNEVFRIGDVINLNCSSHGAKPAPDLAFYVNDVTVDPLLTTEPQVTSDPETQLETAWLGLTFSLRPGQVERGQVRIKCVASYPKLYWKSSEVVLQVVGAEGLAGASGYNSQGFLLTDIAPPLDIAPVLLFLPCLHFIFAFF; translated from the exons GGCCCGCCCACGGCATCACCATCACGCGGGTGAGCGTCCCGACGCCCCTGGCCGTGGGCGAGGGCGGCGTGCTGGAGTGCGAGTGGACGTACGACGGCGACCACGTGTACACCCTCAAGTGGTACCAAGGCATCCGCGAGTTCTACCGCTGGACGCCGCAGGAGACGCCGCCCGCCAAGGCCTTCCCGATGGACGCCCGGCTCAGCGTCGACCTGCGGGAGTCCGAGGGCGGCCGCGTCAGGATCCGCAACGTGACGCTGGCGGCGAGCGGACCCTACCGCTGCGAGGTGTCCGGGGAGGCGCCCACCTTCCAGACCTCCTTCCGCTCCGCCGTCATCACCGTCGTcg ACCTCCCCGACGAGCGGCCGGTTCTCTCGGCGGGCGGGAACGAGGTCTTCCGAATCGGTGACGTCATCAACCTCAACTGCTCCTCCCACGGGGCCAAGCCGGCGCCCGACCTCGCCTTCTACGTCAACGATGTGACG gtTGACCCCCTCCTGACGACGGAACCGCAGGTGACCTCTGACCCCGAGACGCAGCTGGAGACGGCGTGGCTCGGCCTGACCTTCTCGCTCCGCCCAGGCCAGGTCGAGCGAGGTCAGGTCAGGATCAAGTGCGTGGCCTCTTACCCGAAGCTGTACTGGAAGAGCTCCGAGGTCGTCCTTCAGGTGGTGGGCGCAGAGGGCCTGGCCGGCGCCAGCGGGTATAATTCgcaag gcTTCTTGCTGACTGACATCGCCCCCCCGCTGGACATCGCCCCCGTCCTCTTGTTTCTCCCTTGTCTACACTTTATCTTCgccttcttctaa